A single region of the Pontimicrobium sp. SW4 genome encodes:
- a CDS encoding cation transporter, with amino-acid sequence MKKVILSLAVISAIGFASCKNETKTVESNEKEVVSKEIAMAEANFGVRGNCGMCKTTIEKAANGVDGVANATWDRDKKSMHVSFDDTKTNEMDIQSAVAASGYDTEKVEGDLTAYDGLPGCCKYDHDMEMNQSGETKPEDSSEDKH; translated from the coding sequence ATGAAAAAAGTAATTTTAAGTTTAGCAGTAATTTCAGCTATTGGATTTGCTAGTTGTAAAAATGAAACAAAGACAGTAGAATCTAATGAGAAAGAAGTAGTATCAAAAGAAATAGCTATGGCTGAAGCTAATTTTGGGGTTCGTGGTAATTGTGGAATGTGCAAAACTACAATTGAGAAGGCAGCCAATGGAGTAGATGGAGTCGCAAATGCGACTTGGGATAGAGATAAGAAAAGTATGCATGTATCTTTTGACGATACAAAAACTAATGAAATGGATATTCAATCAGCTGTAGCAGCTTCTGGCTATGACACTGAGAAGGTTGAAGGAGATTTAACTGCTTATGATGGTTTACCTGGATGTTGCAAATATGATCATGATATGGAAATGAACCAATCTGGTGAAACAAAACCTGAAGATTCTTCAGAAGATAAGCATTAG
- a CDS encoding TolC family protein, which translates to MKAKNIYLTTISFLAIGFCNAQTLQEYLNIAKTNSSEIKEKTFEHNLYEEKVNEVGNLGNTNIGFGYFVSTPETRVGAQIARLSAEQQLPWFGTLEAEKRVAQSMSKTKLFDIELAERDLLYKVKELYYQLYEKHKITTILKESKQILTTYENMALSALENNKATMSDVLNIKVQKNELHSKIFKNLNEIDALSKNFNRLLQRDLNIQIEMPDSLSVLDILIKEPTINEHPSLSKIDQQSNVYKAEDVLVNKDKLPKLAFGLDYILVEERQDLKLTDNGKDIVMPKIGLSIPLFTKKYDSKTQQIKIKQDVLASKKENTIKQLEMALEESILQLDNAILNVVATQKNKTETQLAINVDLKAYETGILNYDKILRLQLQKIKFQLMEVEAVKTAFVAKAKTEYLTE; encoded by the coding sequence ATGAAAGCTAAAAATATTTATTTAACAACTATCAGTTTTCTTGCTATTGGCTTTTGTAATGCACAAACATTACAAGAGTATTTAAATATTGCAAAAACTAATAGCTCTGAAATTAAAGAAAAGACTTTTGAACATAATCTATATGAAGAAAAGGTAAATGAAGTAGGGAATTTAGGTAATACTAATATTGGATTTGGATATTTTGTGTCAACTCCAGAAACACGCGTAGGAGCTCAAATTGCTAGGTTAAGTGCGGAACAACAACTCCCTTGGTTTGGAACATTAGAAGCAGAGAAGCGTGTTGCACAATCAATGTCTAAAACAAAATTGTTTGATATAGAATTAGCCGAAAGAGATCTGTTGTACAAAGTTAAAGAATTGTATTATCAATTGTATGAAAAACACAAAATCACAACCATTCTTAAAGAAAGTAAACAAATACTAACAACTTACGAGAATATGGCACTTTCTGCTTTAGAGAACAATAAAGCAACAATGAGTGATGTGCTTAATATTAAGGTTCAAAAAAACGAATTGCATAGTAAAATTTTTAAAAACTTAAACGAGATAGATGCTCTAAGCAAAAATTTTAATAGGCTTTTGCAACGTGATTTAAATATTCAAATAGAGATGCCTGATAGCTTAAGCGTACTAGATATATTAATAAAAGAGCCGACTATTAACGAGCATCCTAGTTTATCTAAAATAGATCAACAAAGTAACGTTTATAAGGCAGAAGATGTATTAGTAAATAAAGATAAGTTACCAAAACTGGCTTTTGGATTAGATTATATTTTGGTTGAAGAAAGACAAGATTTAAAACTAACAGATAATGGAAAAGATATTGTTATGCCAAAAATTGGTTTATCAATTCCATTGTTTACCAAAAAGTATGATTCTAAAACGCAACAAATTAAAATTAAACAAGATGTTTTAGCCTCAAAAAAGGAAAATACAATAAAGCAACTGGAAATGGCTCTTGAAGAAAGTATTCTACAATTAGATAATGCCATTTTAAATGTTGTGGCTACTCAAAAAAATAAAACTGAAACCCAGTTAGCAATTAATGTAGACTTAAAAGCTTATGAAACAGGGATTTTAAATTATGATAAAATTTTAAGATTACAATTACAAAAAATAAAGTTCCAACTTATGGAGGTTGAGGCAGTAAAAACAGCCTTTGTTGCTAAAGCAAAGACGGAGTATTTAACTGAGTGA
- a CDS encoding efflux RND transporter periplasmic adaptor subunit, protein MKNNKIVIYIGILTIGLVLGWLLFGSSPRNNIEHNYTEVSEDGKMWTCSMHPQIMQPEPGDCPICGMDLIPVETNDVGLAADQFKMTNNAIALANIETTILTSSEKSNANGGLKLSGKIIANDNTTAIQAAHFGGRIEKLIFKSEGEYVSNGTLIASIYSPDLVTAQNELIEALDIKNEQPELYKAVRNKLKYWKISEQQIQNLERTKRVVNNFNMYATTNGFIEKMLVEEGNHVKEGASLFKVTNLNTVWAQLDVYEQDVKRLSLNQDIVINLNAYPDEIISAKIDYISPILNNDTRTVTVRATLINPKGKLKPGMLISGLVKLDETIKDETISVPKSAVMWTGKRSIVYVKTSNEEPVFELREVQVGASVGSNFLILSGLNPNDEIVTNGTFTVDAAAQLQGKRSMMNHINANKSNQIKIERLQAPEPFQKQLKKVVDSYLLLKDDLVNDKASSSVVYAKKILVDLNNVDMTLLTSKAAHNQWMSLLNEIKTSANFLSKANDIESQRKHFKPLSSSLTKVVELFGINRTVYSQFCPMADNDKGAFWLSLNEEIRNPYFGDAMLECGSVKQTIE, encoded by the coding sequence ATGAAAAATAATAAAATAGTAATCTATATAGGAATTTTAACCATTGGACTTGTTCTTGGATGGTTGTTATTTGGAAGTTCACCAAGGAATAATATAGAACATAATTACACAGAAGTATCTGAAGATGGTAAAATGTGGACCTGTTCTATGCATCCACAAATTATGCAACCAGAACCAGGTGATTGCCCAATTTGTGGCATGGACTTAATACCTGTTGAGACTAATGATGTAGGGTTGGCAGCAGACCAATTTAAAATGACGAACAATGCTATAGCGCTTGCAAATATTGAAACAACTATTTTAACTTCTTCTGAAAAGTCTAACGCAAATGGAGGTCTAAAGCTATCAGGTAAAATTATAGCTAATGATAATACTACTGCAATACAAGCAGCTCATTTTGGTGGAAGAATAGAAAAACTAATCTTTAAAAGCGAAGGAGAGTATGTAAGCAATGGTACTTTAATTGCATCTATTTACTCTCCAGATCTTGTTACTGCGCAAAACGAATTGATTGAAGCTTTAGATATAAAAAATGAGCAACCAGAGCTTTATAAGGCGGTTAGAAATAAATTGAAATATTGGAAAATTTCTGAGCAGCAAATTCAAAATTTAGAGCGTACCAAAAGAGTAGTAAATAATTTTAATATGTATGCTACAACAAATGGTTTTATAGAAAAAATGCTTGTTGAAGAAGGCAATCATGTTAAAGAAGGTGCATCATTGTTCAAGGTAACTAATTTAAATACTGTTTGGGCACAATTAGATGTTTACGAACAAGATGTTAAGCGTTTGAGTCTTAATCAAGACATTGTAATTAATTTAAACGCCTATCCAGATGAAATTATATCTGCAAAAATAGATTATATAAGCCCAATATTAAATAACGACACTAGAACGGTTACTGTAAGAGCAACACTTATTAATCCTAAAGGAAAGTTAAAACCAGGAATGTTAATCTCAGGCTTGGTTAAACTTGATGAAACTATAAAAGATGAAACTATTAGTGTTCCAAAATCAGCAGTTATGTGGACTGGAAAACGCTCTATTGTGTATGTAAAAACATCAAATGAAGAACCTGTTTTTGAATTGAGAGAAGTGCAAGTTGGAGCTTCAGTTGGGTCAAATTTTCTAATATTGTCTGGTTTAAACCCTAATGATGAAATTGTTACTAATGGCACCTTTACCGTAGATGCTGCTGCGCAACTACAAGGTAAACGATCTATGATGAATCATATTAATGCAAATAAAAGTAACCAGATTAAAATAGAACGATTGCAAGCTCCTGAACCTTTTCAAAAACAACTTAAAAAGGTAGTAGATAGTTATCTATTGTTAAAAGATGATTTAGTAAATGATAAGGCTTCTAGTTCTGTCGTTTATGCAAAAAAAATACTAGTAGATTTAAACAATGTAGATATGACGTTGTTAACAAGCAAAGCAGCACATAATCAATGGATGAGCTTATTAAATGAAATTAAAACGTCTGCAAATTTCTTATCAAAGGCAAACGATATAGAATCACAGCGTAAGCATTTTAAACCATTATCTTCTAGCTTAACAAAAGTAGTAGAGTTATTTGGAATAAATAGAACAGTGTATTCACAGTTTTGCCCTATGGCAGATAATGACAAAGGTGCTTTTTGGTTGAGTCTAAACGAAGAAATAAGAAATCCTTACTTTGGAGATGCTATGCTAGAATGTGGAAGTGTAAAACAAACAATAGAATAA
- a CDS encoding multicopper oxidase domain-containing protein yields MKNLFLPIKPLLLLCVLNFTSLTVVSQTPIIIPGTIESTNVNLSLQNGTFQFFPGENTSTMGVNGPLLGPTLIMNNGDNMNISITNNLGEETTIHWHGMHVSAANDGGPHTVIGVGQTWNPQFEVKDKASTYWYHPHLLNQTDEHASKGISGFIIVRDTEEAALSLPRTYSVDDFPLAVQTKSFDGSYQIQANVNDDDVLMVNATINGQLDVPAQVVRLRLLNGSSQRTFNFGLSGNNAFHLIGTDGGLLNAPVALTRLPLSPGARAEILVNFTGLQGQTIHLMSYASELADGNYGATYPGNSPSKPLNGYSPNVLNGTDFNVLQMDVVTQTANPITTIPVTLANDVPLAEVTADETRAFTFEPLTSGSQQLNGDFSINNVTMDMNVVNVTVPLNNTEIWTFQNNSAIAHPFHMHDVQFYILDINGSPPPSYLQGRKDTFLVPTGATARIITKFEDYFDDTIPYMYHCHMLKHEDALAGMMGQFVVVDQTAGLDDLELSKDAVLYPNPSKGSYMTVRLNKPSETIKAYSIVNQLGQIVRYHKIHENEISNMYSFPIFELAQGQYFIKVFTQDRIITKKFTKNH; encoded by the coding sequence ATGAAAAACCTTTTTTTGCCCATAAAACCCCTACTATTACTTTGTGTTTTGAATTTCACTTCATTGACAGTGGTGTCTCAAACTCCTATTATTATTCCTGGAACTATTGAATCTACAAATGTTAATTTATCACTCCAAAATGGAACATTTCAATTTTTTCCTGGAGAAAACACTTCTACAATGGGAGTTAATGGTCCACTTTTAGGACCAACGCTTATTATGAACAATGGTGATAACATGAATATAAGCATCACCAATAATCTTGGGGAGGAAACTACTATTCATTGGCATGGGATGCATGTATCTGCAGCTAACGATGGAGGCCCACATACAGTAATAGGCGTTGGACAAACATGGAATCCGCAATTTGAAGTAAAAGATAAAGCGAGTACTTATTGGTATCATCCACATTTATTAAATCAAACAGATGAACATGCCTCAAAAGGTATTTCAGGGTTTATAATTGTAAGAGATACAGAGGAAGCTGCTTTAAGCTTACCAAGAACTTATAGTGTTGATGATTTCCCTTTAGCGGTACAAACAAAATCTTTTGATGGGTCATATCAAATACAAGCAAATGTTAATGATGATGATGTGTTAATGGTTAATGCAACCATAAATGGACAATTAGATGTGCCAGCACAAGTAGTACGGTTACGTTTGTTAAATGGTTCATCACAACGAACTTTTAATTTTGGGCTTTCAGGTAATAATGCCTTTCATCTTATTGGTACAGATGGAGGTTTATTAAATGCACCTGTTGCATTAACTAGATTGCCTTTATCTCCAGGAGCTAGAGCAGAAATACTAGTTAATTTTACAGGACTACAAGGACAAACGATTCATTTAATGAGTTATGCTTCGGAACTAGCAGATGGTAATTATGGGGCAACATACCCAGGGAATTCGCCTTCTAAACCTCTTAATGGTTACAGCCCTAATGTGTTAAACGGAACAGATTTTAATGTTCTGCAAATGGATGTTGTGACTCAAACTGCAAATCCAATAACGACGATTCCAGTAACGTTGGCTAATGATGTGCCTTTGGCAGAAGTTACTGCTGACGAAACAAGAGCATTTACTTTCGAACCACTAACATCTGGTTCTCAACAATTAAATGGTGATTTTTCTATTAATAATGTGACAATGGATATGAATGTTGTAAATGTTACTGTTCCTTTAAATAACACAGAAATATGGACTTTTCAAAACAATTCGGCTATTGCTCATCCTTTTCATATGCATGATGTTCAGTTTTATATTTTGGATATTAATGGGAGTCCTCCACCTTCTTATTTACAAGGTAGAAAAGACACCTTTTTAGTACCAACTGGTGCAACAGCAAGAATTATTACCAAATTTGAAGATTATTTTGATGATACTATACCTTATATGTATCATTGCCACATGCTAAAACATGAGGATGCACTTGCTGGAATGATGGGACAGTTTGTAGTAGTTGATCAAACTGCTGGACTAGATGATTTAGAATTGTCTAAAGATGCTGTTCTATATCCTAATCCATCAAAAGGGTCGTATATGACAGTTAGATTGAATAAACCATCAGAAACTATTAAAGCATATTCAATAGTTAATCAGTTAGGTCAAATAGTAAGATATCATAAAATTCACGAAAATGAAATAAGCAATATGTATTCTTTTCCAATTTTTGAATTGGCTCAAGGACAGTATTTTATAAAAGTATTTACGCAAGATAGAATTATAACAAAAAAGTTTACAAAAAATCATTAA
- the fdhF gene encoding formate dehydrogenase subunit alpha, with translation MSKTAYIDNKAFEIKDGETMLDFIRRYKEKNLVPTLCDAPNLDPFGSCRVCSVEVALEANGPVKTMASCHSPVAEGQYIYTSSEAVKTLRKNIVELVLTDHPLDCLTCEVNGNCELQTVAAQVGIRDVRYPEGDNHLYRMKDLSHPYMTSDLSKCINCYRCVRACDEVQGEFVLSMSGRGFDSKIIKGLDDSFMDSDCVSCGACSQACPTSAISDVFQSKAIQATDTTRTICTYCGVGCNLEVSTSNGEILSIRAPYDAEVNQGHTCLKGRYAFKFYDHPERLNSPMIKRNDEFEKVSWDEVYDYIANKLTSFKEEFGPDSMAGISSSRCTNEENYLMQKFYRAVINTNNIDGCARVCHSPTALGMQRTYGTGAATNSIDDLKDTNCIMVIGANPTDAHPVTGAKLKQFAMKSDNVSIVIDPRRTELARYATHHIALRPGTNVAVLNMMMYYIVSENLVDTSFIENRTEGYEDFKKELLAIDLDQIEQISGVTREEVRAAAVAYASAPNAMSFHGLGVTEHSQGTFTVMQIADLALMTGNIGRRGVGVNPLRGQNNVQGSADMGVQPHQGAGYLDITKDDVNKKYNEFYGVEVPKHIGYKIPEMFDAALEGKLKSIWIIGEDVVQTDPNTQKVIKALEATDLVIVQELFMTETAKYADVILPGASFLEKSGTFTNGERRVQAVRQVVEPVIGSKPDGQIIVDIMNRMGYNQPDYTPDGMLEEISQIVPFFAGIKWDRLGINGLQWPVAPDGTDTQILHTVDFKRGKGKFEFNAWEETVELTEHAKDYPYILTTNRELEHYNCGAMTRRTANEQILQDDYLMIHPSDAKSHLINEGDYVCLESPRGKVDVKARITDEVKEGILSTTFHFPEIMINNITGDVHDSEAMCPEYKVVAVRIRKSKGKYKKELV, from the coding sequence ATGAGTAAAACAGCATATATAGATAACAAAGCATTTGAAATTAAGGATGGTGAAACCATGCTTGATTTTATTCGTCGTTATAAAGAAAAAAACTTAGTCCCAACATTGTGTGATGCACCAAACCTTGACCCTTTTGGATCTTGTCGTGTATGCAGCGTTGAAGTAGCCCTAGAAGCAAATGGACCTGTTAAAACAATGGCTTCTTGTCATTCTCCAGTCGCAGAAGGTCAATATATATACACAAGTTCAGAAGCAGTAAAAACATTACGTAAAAATATTGTAGAATTAGTTTTAACAGATCATCCTTTAGATTGTTTGACTTGTGAAGTAAATGGTAACTGTGAATTACAAACTGTTGCTGCTCAAGTTGGCATTCGTGATGTTCGCTATCCAGAAGGTGATAATCATCTTTACAGAATGAAAGATTTGAGTCATCCTTACATGACTTCAGATTTATCAAAATGCATTAACTGTTACCGTTGTGTAAGAGCTTGTGACGAAGTTCAAGGTGAGTTCGTATTAAGTATGTCTGGAAGAGGATTTGACTCTAAAATTATTAAAGGATTAGATGATTCTTTTATGGATTCAGACTGTGTGAGTTGCGGTGCTTGTTCGCAAGCATGTCCAACCTCAGCTATTTCGGATGTATTCCAATCTAAAGCTATTCAAGCAACAGATACTACAAGAACTATTTGTACGTATTGTGGTGTTGGATGTAATCTTGAAGTTTCAACAAGTAATGGAGAAATATTGAGTATTCGCGCACCTTACGATGCTGAAGTCAATCAAGGACACACGTGTTTAAAAGGACGTTATGCCTTTAAATTTTACGATCATCCTGAACGTTTAAATTCTCCAATGATTAAGCGAAATGATGAATTCGAAAAAGTAAGCTGGGACGAAGTTTACGATTACATAGCTAATAAATTAACTAGCTTCAAAGAAGAGTTTGGACCAGATTCTATGGCTGGAATATCATCTTCTCGTTGCACAAACGAAGAGAATTATTTGATGCAGAAATTCTATAGAGCAGTCATCAACACCAATAACATTGATGGTTGTGCTAGGGTTTGCCACTCTCCTACTGCTTTAGGTATGCAACGTACATATGGAACAGGAGCTGCTACTAACTCTATTGATGATTTAAAAGATACTAATTGTATCATGGTTATTGGTGCAAATCCAACAGACGCCCACCCAGTAACAGGAGCTAAGTTGAAGCAGTTTGCCATGAAATCTGATAATGTCTCCATTGTCATTGATCCTAGAAGAACTGAATTAGCAAGATATGCAACCCATCATATAGCTTTAAGGCCAGGAACTAATGTTGCTGTTTTGAATATGATGATGTACTATATTGTTTCTGAAAATTTAGTAGATACGTCCTTCATTGAAAATAGAACTGAAGGTTATGAAGATTTTAAAAAAGAATTACTAGCTATTGATTTAGATCAAATAGAACAAATATCTGGAGTTACCCGAGAAGAAGTTCGAGCTGCAGCTGTGGCTTACGCCTCAGCTCCAAACGCCATGTCATTTCATGGTTTAGGTGTCACCGAACATTCTCAAGGAACGTTTACTGTGATGCAAATTGCAGATTTAGCACTTATGACTGGTAATATTGGTAGGCGTGGTGTTGGTGTAAACCCATTACGTGGGCAAAACAATGTTCAAGGTTCAGCAGACATGGGAGTTCAACCTCATCAAGGCGCAGGTTATTTAGACATTACCAAAGATGATGTCAACAAAAAATACAATGAGTTTTATGGTGTTGAAGTACCAAAACATATAGGCTATAAAATCCCTGAAATGTTTGATGCTGCCTTAGAAGGCAAGTTAAAATCTATCTGGATTATTGGTGAAGATGTGGTGCAAACTGACCCAAATACTCAAAAAGTAATAAAAGCTCTTGAAGCAACAGATTTAGTAATTGTTCAAGAATTATTTATGACTGAAACAGCCAAATATGCTGATGTCATTTTACCAGGAGCATCATTCCTTGAAAAATCAGGAACTTTTACTAATGGTGAAAGACGAGTACAAGCAGTTCGTCAAGTAGTTGAACCAGTTATTGGATCTAAACCAGATGGTCAAATCATTGTAGATATAATGAATAGAATGGGTTACAATCAACCAGACTATACACCTGACGGCATGTTAGAAGAGATTTCTCAAATTGTACCTTTCTTTGCAGGTATTAAATGGGATAGATTAGGCATCAATGGCTTACAATGGCCAGTTGCTCCAGATGGAACAGACACGCAAATATTACATACTGTAGATTTTAAGAGAGGCAAGGGTAAATTTGAATTTAATGCTTGGGAAGAAACTGTTGAATTGACAGAACACGCAAAAGACTACCCTTATATTTTAACAACTAATCGAGAATTAGAACATTATAATTGTGGTGCTATGACACGTAGAACAGCTAATGAGCAAATTCTACAAGATGATTATTTAATGATTCATCCAAGTGATGCTAAATCACATTTAATTAATGAAGGTGATTATGTCTGTTTGGAGTCACCTCGAGGAAAAGTAGATGTGAAAGCAAGAATTACAGACGAAGTTAAAGAAGGTATTTTAAGTACCACGTTCCACTTCCCAGAAATTATGATTAATAATATTACAGGTGATGTTCATGACTCTGAAGCCATGTGTCCTGAATATAAAGTAGTTGCTGTTCGTATTAGGAAGAGTAAAGGAAAATACAAAAAAGAACTTGTATAA
- a CDS encoding DUF2911 domain-containing protein encodes MKTIKILSVVLTILTFGCKSETKEKSGLDMNHQEHQMEKKESETKKKPLSPHTSTMAMIGDAHIHIDYSSPGVRGRIIFGGLVGYDNVWQAGAHKATWIETNKDLSINGDLLPAGKYGFFTIPSKGDWMIMINKNWDQHGKDDYDEKEDIIRFKVTPIISDEITEHLEYKVNKINENEGTISLAWEKVTISFPFKVNQ; translated from the coding sequence ATGAAAACTATTAAAATATTAAGTGTAGTACTAACAATTTTGACTTTTGGATGTAAATCTGAAACGAAAGAGAAGTCAGGTTTAGATATGAATCATCAAGAGCATCAGATGGAAAAAAAGGAATCTGAGACAAAGAAGAAGCCACTAAGTCCTCATACATCAACAATGGCAATGATTGGTGATGCTCATATTCATATTGATTATTCATCACCAGGAGTAAGAGGAAGAATTATTTTTGGAGGGTTAGTTGGTTATGATAATGTATGGCAAGCTGGAGCACATAAAGCGACATGGATAGAAACTAATAAGGATTTATCAATCAATGGAGACTTACTTCCAGCAGGTAAATATGGATTTTTTACTATTCCTTCAAAAGGAGATTGGATGATTATGATTAATAAAAACTGGGATCAGCATGGTAAGGATGACTACGATGAAAAAGAGGATATTATCAGGTTTAAGGTTACACCAATTATTTCAGATGAGATTACAGAACATTTAGAGTATAAAGTCAATAAAATAAATGAAAATGAGGGGACTATTTCTCTTGCTTGGGAAAAGGTCACAATTAGCTTTCCGTTTAAAGTGAATCAATAA